atgccTGGATtgccccttctctttccttctttaaacactggtgggtcccacgtgtcatGGACCGTGTATGcttaatctaatttttaatagGTTTTTAACCACCTGGGCCCACGCATCATGGACTAATTTGTTCCTAATTAGTAGGGTGATTACTATTTGCTAATCataagtggggcccacatctctctcctatccttcttcttcctcacgcatgcggcggagcggaggaacggcgcgcggccggcgcgatgGCCCAAGCCAGGGCGCCTCGGCGCTCGGAGGAAAAAGCGGCGGCGCTCTGCCGGGGTACCACTGCCGGCGACAGCGAGGACCAACACCGGGATCTCCTCGTTCAGCGAGGACCAACGCCATGGCGACGAGCAGCGCTGGGATCTCCTCATTCAGCGAGGACCAACGCCATGTCGACGAGCAGCGCCCAAGTGGTCCACTCTGGAAGCAACGTGAACCAgaaggcggcgaggacggcgatggcAACGAGCGCCAGCGCGACGGCAGTGTTGGGGAGGAGCAGCGCGAAGGAGACGGCGTCgagcgggaggcggaggcgccgtgggaggaggaggagggcgatgTGGccaccgaggaggaggaggacggagagCGAGGAGAAGCCGAGGTAGGCGCGGAGGCAATCTGATCCGATGAattggcggtggcggtgctccATGGCAGGGGCAATCTCGCCATTTGAAATATATTATCACCTCTTTTGACatggaaattataaaatattacctCCGGTGTCGTATagccaattacacaaattttagaGTGTCCATCAGCCGTGTCACTTTTTACGGTGCCTCTCAGCCAATTACACTTTTTTGCATGTcgtgtagcaaattttgcctattataaattgtttgatttttcatcaaacttctttaaatttaaccaaatttatataaaaatatagcaataattacaagaccaaattagtttcgttcaatatattttgatgtTATGTTGTTTTgcattgaaaatattgctatgtttttgtataagattatttaaacttaaaaaagttcaaCTTAAAAAGAATTGAAGTGACGTATAATATAAATGGAGGATGTAAAGTAGTTATATGCCCCTATCCCCCATTGAAATGGTTGTGTATTTATTGGGACCATTTTGAATCAGACATGTAAACActtcatattaatttatatagCCACCTACAtgactaagggtgtgttcggtaCCACAACTTCCCAACTTCTAATCCTTAATTCTTCACGAGCACGTTTTCCGAactaaacgatgtattttttaaaaaaattctttatagaaaagttgctttaaaaattatattaatctatttttaagtttacgttagtcaataattaattaattatattaatccacTTTTAAGTTTACGTTagtcaataattaattaattatatgttagcAAGTCAGCTACGTTTTGCGTGCGCGAAACACAAGATTACAACATCAACTCCTGAGCGCAGCCTGAAGTCATGATTCACAAGGTAAGAAAACTGTCAGACTTCCAACAATTGCTGAGACATTTTCCATTTGTATGCTGTCCACATTCTGTGATTGCCGCCGACAGGTAGTACAAGACTATCTTACATGCAGCTAAAGGCACGACTGTTAAAATTTTCACAGCACCAAACAAGAGCAGTAAACATTTCTCTCTGCCTTGAAAGTTGATCACAAGATCAACACAATCTACTTACATCATGTGATTTATGTTTTAATTTGCAGTAACAAGGTAACAAGGTATGCCCGCTCTGGCAGAAACAAACATCATCAAACAGTAGAAGAACTGCTGACCATACAACTTACAACTTTACAAGTTACAAGCAATGAAGCAACCCAATGCAAGACACGCGATTGTTTGTACTCAAACATGTCTATGTTCTTCAAAACTCAGCTGGAACCAACAAATGTATAACCAGCCCAGAAAGAGAGGCTTCTTCAATGGAACAACAAGTGAATTGATCTTTTTGCTATTTCATTCAAACATTTCCAGGAAAAGTACAGTACCTCACGCTGGAACCGGCTCCAGTGTTTGTCCAGGGGATCATCCTCCAAGCATATGGGGTATTTAAACAGAAGCAACATATATACAGTCATGGTCCTTGGAGAATCAACAGAAGTAAACAAGTACAGGACTATTGACCTTACAAGCAAGAAAGACATGATTGTTTGTACTCACGTCATAGCACCAACCAAGAAGTCTATGTGCTTTCAAACTCTACTAGAATCGAGTAATGTAGCTGAAAGAGAGTGATTAATTTGGATGGAATGACAACCGAATGTATGATCCTTGACGTTTCATATCTCCTCAGACTGGAAAAGTGGACGTTACTCATACTCACTCTGGCTCCATTTTTTgatatgaatctgaacagaggACATTCCACTATTCACAAAGAAGTTGACCACGTCGTTGGCCAGGGGATCATCCTCCAAGCATATGACTTCAACACTCGTAAGGTGCTCACATGTAAATGATCTTTCTTCAATCTGGCCAATGATTCTTTGTAATTTTCCTGTACGATACTATAGCAAGAATAAACAGGTAAGCTATATTCCTGATGATATGTGTTCTTGTCAAAAATCTTTCAAGTAGGGTCAGTATACATTTGGAGGAAAATATTTACCATTGCGAGTTCTAGGGTTAGCTTCTCCAATATTGGTGAGTTCCGAAGGAAGACGATTAGTCCATAGAAGTTGGCATCCAGACACCATGGACCGAGAGTCAGACTGACAAGATGGATGAATTTTGGACACAATTGCAAATTGTTTTCCATTGTCAGCTGCACAACATTGGAGTGATCATGTGGTATATAAAAGACATGCCATattatagacaaaaaaaatcaaaaaatatgGCAACAAAATTGAGAACATGGGCATTATGTGATAAGTACTCTGGTTGTAGTACAAGTACAAATATAGCTTCAAGACAATGCATGGTAAAATACtacaagaaaaaatataaattatggctACCAAAAACCAGATTAAACAATGACATACTTGTTTGGTTCCAATGGCAGTTTATAGAGCGTGTGTGAATTGATTATCTGGATGTTTCCAAGCAAGTATCACGAGGTAGCAGCAGGAATAAGACTTTCGAAAATTGATGAAGCATTTTCCATTCATTTGTTGACTTCGAGATTTGAATATCTCataattttcaaatatatatgcaGAATTCCTGTAAATGTGCAGTAATGTCAACTGAAGTTAAACAATCACTTGGATTTTGGACAGGATGCATTTTCAGTTTCCAAACCAAATATTGCAGCCACACAAGAACATGTTGTGCCATCAAACGGGAAATGGATCCAATTTCATTTGTGAAATCAAATTGCTAACTAAGGTTCGTTTATGTAGAAATAAACAGAGTACATGAACAGATGAACTAAATTGGACGGAATGGTATGGTTGATAATATCATCCACCCTATCAACACACGTTTTCACATTGATACCACAGTTAGGGCACATAAGACATGGGAAAATATGTAAGATCAGTAAGCATACCTTCTTCCCGTGATAACTGAAATCCAAAATTTCAACATTATAAAGGCTCCAGAGATAGTCGCGGAGATCACTAGCATCAAAATCGTCGTCTTCCACATGACAAAGCAACAGCGACGCGCTCACTAGTGCTTCCATGTCATTCAGTACAGGTTTGCCACTCATAGGATAGTGCAAGCCCAGAGAAGTAATACTCGGACTAGAAATGGAAGTCTTGAAGCCACAGCAGAAATGAGTGGCATCGAGGGCCAAAACCTTCAGTGTCTGGGAGGAGATCTCATCATCCACAATGAAACATTCATCCAAGAAGAGCTCTTCCAATTCTGGACACCCCATCTCGAGTTGCTTGAAGAAACCTTGGTCCATCACAACATTGCTGAAGTCAATTGTTTTCAGGTAGCGCGATGAAAACACCGAGTGATCGAGCTCCAATGCGTAGGACAGCACGGCAACCTCCAGAACCCGGACATTCTTCTGCAGAGCGTAGCTGATCCATCTGTTCCCTTCTGCTGAGCCATCATCGCCTCCATCCGATCTGCAGAATCTGAGGAAGAACGATCGAATCGAGGCATTGGGATCACGGAGCTCCAGCAGCCGGTTGACGAACCTGTTGAACACCACCTCGTCCTCCGCTACGGCCGCTTcgtccacctcgtcgtcgtcgctggtcCAGTTCAGAGTGAAGTCGCAGAAATCGGCGCGGACGCGGGGAACGGTGCGCCAGacgtcgcgccaccgccgcgacagcACGCACGTCCGCACGGCCTGGCGCGAGTCCAGGAAGGACATGAGGCGGTGGAGGACACCCTCGGGGAGGTCGCTGAGCCGGTCCTCCCTGCCGCCGGCGTGCTCCGGGGCCATGATCCGCCACCCGCGCTTGACAGGCGGCGCCTCCATGGCGGGCTGGAAGCCGAGCGCGTCGCAGAGGCGTTTCGTCGAACAGGTAGTGCGCGTGCGTGGAAGCTGCACGCACAAAAACCCCCAAGACCAACCAAGAATCAACCAGACATGAGTCCGCATGCAATTCTAAGCAAAGATTTGTggatgaactgatgatgataAGTGCAAGGAACAGAAACTAGGGATCGATCGAAGGAGGGAGCCATGCGCATACCTCGAATTCGTCGAAGCGCGGCACGGAATTGGAGATTGGGAGGCGTGCTGCTTTGGACCTGGCTGTTCATTTCGGTAGATAGACGCTTTGCTTGTATGTATAGTATAGGACGACGTGCTTGTAAATTTGTTCCATCGGATTTCCTCCTTTCTCCGTTATCGAAATATGGAAAAAAGCTCCTCGAAAGGAGATTATTGGATTACAGTAATctaatctagcttatagattACAATAATCCAGCATAATAATCTGCTTGTTTGTTTTAGCTTACTTCTAAtaaatctagattataataatcctcaGCTGAATTAAATAGGGTCTAAGGATTAATTTGTATCTAtataatctagaaaatgaactataaACTCATGTTAAGAAATCTAGAATTAAATTTAGagatataatatttatttatttttttcctcaaaaataTTCgagatataaatattttgtcaCAAATATATCCTCGTCGCTGGGTGAAAGTGGGAAAGCGTCGCGGAACTATTGCGCGAGAATTACCTTTCGCAAGGGACAACCAATGTGCGAGACCGCACGGCATGGCTGCCACAGGACCAATGATTAAATGTTTTAATCACATTGATTAGCAactaattaatcattaattatCATTAAATAATCACTAATGAtggtaattaatcactaattttgGACCAGACATCCGATATCGCTGTTTCCTTTTGTGACACTGTTCGGTCTCGCTATTTCTCTATACGTACGAGACCGCGGTCTCTTGTAACGATTATGCGAGATCGACGTATATTTTTGCCAAAGAACTTGCATCCTagatatttttgagaaaaaaaaataaatgaacagtatattttgaaatttatttcaAGAAATCTACCATTTCTAGACTAGATTTTCACCAGCTGTTTTTAGAATCTCCAACTTTGCAAACAAGGAGTTGTTTAGCATAGTAAGATTGAGAAGAAAAGACTACAATTGCCTCGTTCTGTAAgctaagaaaaagaaacaatagAACCTACAAGTGAAAGGCCATATTTACTCAAATATGTAATATACATACACAATACTAGTTCTTAGAAGATCATTTTAGGCTAGCTCCCTGCATCATGTGATTGCAGCAAACAATAACGACTGAACTTACATGCAACGAGACACGATTATTTGTATTCGCACAATAGCAGATAGCGTTTTAGAGCCAAAAGAAACATCATAGCAGACAGCACCAGACAGGATAAGTATGTCTCTGTGTCATCGAACTCTTTGACATTTCATCTGTCCTCATCCCCCGAATAAATGCAGGTAACTTATCCGCTTTTAGCTGGCTCCAGTGTTTGATATGAAACTGAACAGAGGGCATGCCACTATTAACAAAGAAATCTTTCACACTGATGACCTGGGGATCATCCTCCAAGCATACAACTTCAACAATCTTAAGATACTCACAAGTAAATGATCGTTCTGTAAGCTCGCCAAAGATTCTTGGAGATTTTTCCCAATTACACTATAGCAAGAGAATAAATAGGTAAGCTATATATCGATACACAGACTCTAGGGCAAAAAACAAATGAGTAGGATCAGTAAACATTTGGAGGAAAATGTTTACCCGTGCGAGTTTCAGTGTTAGCTTTTCTAGTCTTGGTGAGTTCTGAAGGAAGACAATTAGTGGATAGAAGTTTGTATCCAGGCACCATTGACCGAGGGCCATGTTGACACATTGATGAATGC
The sequence above is drawn from the Oryza glaberrima chromosome 10, OglaRS2, whole genome shotgun sequence genome and encodes:
- the LOC127752876 gene encoding MEIOTIC F-BOX protein MOF-like, with translation MEAPPVKRGWRIMAPEHAGGREDRLSDLPEGVLHRLMSFLDSRQAVRTCVLSRRWRDVWRTVPRVRADFCDFTLNWTSDDDEVDEAAVAEDEVVFNRFVNRLLELRDPNASIRSFFLRFCRSDGGDDGSAEGNRWISYALQKNVRVLEVAVLSYALELDHSVFSSRYLKTIDFSNVVMDQGFFKQLEMGCPELEELFLDECFIVDDEISSQTLKVLALDATHFCCGFKTSISSPSITSLGLHYPMSGKPVLNDMEALVSASLLLCHVEDDDFDASDLRDYLWSLYNVEILDFSYHGKKLTMENNLQLCPKFIHLVSLTLGPWCLDANFYGLIVFLRNSPILEKLTLELAMYRTGKLQRIIGQIEERSFTCEHLTSVEVICLEDDPLANDVVNFFVNSGMSSVQIHIKKWSQSEYE